The following proteins are encoded in a genomic region of Actinomadura sp. NAK00032:
- a CDS encoding HSP90 family protein translates to MAEQAFQVDLRGVVDLLSRHLYASPRVYLRELLQNAVDAITARGAGGRVEIETGGGTLKVHDDGVGLTEDEVHTLLATIGRSSKRDELGFARHDFLGQFGIGLLSAFLVADEIEVVTRSAKGGDAVRWTGRSEGSYRVEAGKRDEPGTTVTLRARPGAGELLSPEVVAELARTYGSLLPVELVVDGAEVTGEPPWRAAYRDPAGRRRALEAYCEELYGFTPFDVVDLDVPEAGLTGVAFILPAPVSPTARASHRVYLKRMLLAENVEGLLPEWAFFARCVVDAGELRPTASREALYEDELLESTRLGLGDVLRQWLVKLSETDPGRLRAFLRLHQLGVKAMALHDDDMLRIVDRWLDYETSAGPMTLHEFRRRHPDGRFTASVDEFRRLSAVAGAQGIGLVNGGYVHDTEIIERLPDLDPDIRLARLDAAELTTTFGVLDPDAELALRPFLAAAQRAVERLGCEVVVRDFDPASLPALYLTSRDAQFREELTRAKEEAGELWADVLGAVNASAGVERPQLVLNYRNPLARRVTSLGDGGPVELAVQALYGQALLLGHHPLRPADTAVLNRSFIGLLEWAVHSPEAPE, encoded by the coding sequence GTGGCGGAGCAGGCATTCCAGGTCGATCTGCGGGGCGTGGTGGATCTGCTGAGCCGCCACCTCTACGCGAGTCCGCGCGTCTACCTGCGGGAACTGCTGCAGAACGCGGTGGACGCGATCACCGCGCGGGGGGCCGGCGGGCGGGTTGAGATCGAGACCGGGGGCGGGACGCTCAAGGTCCACGATGACGGGGTCGGGCTCACCGAGGACGAGGTGCATACGCTTCTTGCGACGATCGGGCGGTCGTCCAAGCGGGACGAGCTCGGGTTCGCGCGGCATGACTTCCTGGGGCAGTTCGGCATCGGGCTTCTGTCCGCCTTTCTCGTCGCGGACGAGATCGAGGTCGTGACGCGGTCCGCCAAGGGCGGGGACGCGGTCCGCTGGACGGGACGGTCCGAGGGCAGCTACCGGGTCGAGGCCGGGAAGCGGGACGAGCCGGGGACGACCGTCACCCTGCGGGCGCGGCCGGGGGCGGGGGAGCTGCTCAGTCCGGAGGTCGTGGCCGAGCTGGCGCGGACGTACGGGTCCCTGCTGCCCGTCGAGCTGGTCGTCGACGGTGCCGAGGTCACCGGGGAGCCGCCGTGGCGGGCCGCCTACCGGGATCCGGCCGGGCGGCGGCGGGCGCTGGAGGCGTACTGCGAGGAGCTTTACGGGTTCACGCCGTTCGATGTCGTCGATCTGGACGTGCCTGAGGCGGGACTGACGGGTGTCGCGTTCATCTTGCCTGCGCCGGTGTCGCCCACTGCGCGGGCCTCGCATCGGGTCTATCTGAAGCGCATGCTGCTCGCCGAGAACGTCGAGGGGCTGCTGCCCGAGTGGGCGTTCTTCGCGCGGTGTGTCGTGGATGCCGGTGAGCTGCGGCCTACCGCCAGCCGTGAGGCCCTGTACGAGGACGAGCTTCTCGAGTCGACGCGCCTTGGGCTCGGGGATGTGCTTCGGCAGTGGCTGGTGAAGCTGTCCGAGACCGATCCGGGGCGGCTGCGCGCGTTCCTGCGGCTGCATCAGCTCGGTGTGAAGGCGATGGCGCTGCATGACGACGACATGCTGCGGATCGTCGACCGCTGGCTCGACTACGAGACCTCCGCCGGGCCGATGACGCTGCACGAGTTCCGCCGCCGCCATCCGGACGGGCGGTTCACCGCGAGCGTGGACGAGTTCCGGCGGCTGTCGGCGGTCGCGGGCGCGCAGGGGATCGGGCTCGTCAACGGCGGCTACGTGCACGATACGGAGATCATCGAGCGGCTGCCCGACCTCGATCCCGACATCCGGCTGGCCCGGCTGGACGCGGCCGAGCTGACGACGACGTTCGGCGTGCTCGATCCGGACGCCGAGTTGGCGCTGCGGCCGTTCCTCGCGGCGGCGCAGCGGGCGGTCGAGCGGCTCGGGTGCGAGGTGGTGGTCCGCGACTTCGACCCCGCGTCGCTGCCCGCGCTGTACCTGACCAGCCGGGACGCGCAGTTCCGCGAGGAGTTGACGCGGGCGAAGGAGGAGGCCGGCGAGCTGTGGGCGGACGTCCTCGGCGCCGTCAACGCCTCCGCCGGCGTCGAGCGTCCGCAACTGGTCCTGAACTACCGCAACCCGCTGGCGCGGCGGGTCACTTCACTGGGCGACGGAGGGCCGGTCGAGCTGGCCGTCCAAGCCCTGTACGGGCAGGCGCTGCTGCTCGGCCACCATCCGCTGCGGCCCGCCGACACGGCGGTGCTGAACCGTTCCTTCATCGGCCTGCTGGAGTGGGCCGTCCACTCCCCGGAGGCCCCCGAATGA